The following coding sequences lie in one Apium graveolens cultivar Ventura chromosome 1, ASM990537v1, whole genome shotgun sequence genomic window:
- the LOC141660429 gene encoding uncharacterized protein LOC141660429 translates to MSIVGEPSKRSKSELTLEFGDPDFEGLKFPKDDPLVITPIIRNCHVIMVLVDNGASVDILFHHTFIRMGYNNSQLTPSDTPIYGFNHMECKIEEAIQLPVTIREENREATQMLNFQVVKATPTYNDIMGSTGIHAFKAVPSTYHMKLKFPTRNGVGEARGDQKMARSCYVATLRPDGGMSSP, encoded by the coding sequence ATGAGCATAGTTGGAGAGCCATCTAAGCGTTCCAAGTCAGAGTTGACGCTTGAATTTGGTGACCCAGACtttgaaggtttgaaatttcctAAGGATGATCCTCTAGTTATCACTCCGATAATTAGAAATTGTCATGTTATAATGGTCCTAGTGGACAATGGAGCTTCCGTGGACATTTTGTTCCATCACACATTCATAAGGATGGGCTACAACAATTCTCAACTAACTCCATCCGACACACCCATCTACGGGTTCAACCATATGGAATGCAAAATCGAAGAAGCAATACAACTTCCCGTAACTATCAGGGAAGAGAACAGGGAGGCCACACAAATGTTGAACTTCCAGGTTGTCAAGGCAACCCCTACCTACAATGATATCATGGGTAGTACAGGGATCCATGCTTTTAAGGCTGTGCCCTCAACCTACCATATGAAACTGAAGTTCCCAACTAGGAATGGCGTTGGAGAAGCGAGGGGGGATCAGAAAATGGCCCGTAGTTGCTATGTTGCAACACTTAGGCCCGATGGGGGCATGTCCTCCCCATAA